One stretch of Enoplosus armatus isolate fEnoArm2 chromosome 1, fEnoArm2.hap1, whole genome shotgun sequence DNA includes these proteins:
- the map1aa gene encoding microtubule-associated protein 1A has product MVLAPDAVVMEMEKGSASTSGTVTMEIPIAAAASVERAEPEESVQHHGQHRAGADSQHRDYRMLIVIGEISTSHHLDAARKQITQGLRSWNVDLTVCDLNKELQLFEARHTAQFSSQVKGQRILQYHSDVLETVVLVNPSEETAASQIHSLITDFAGNKLLILSGQSSEQGGDVLLQGGAFTWQHFSNIISNPQVIELLSRASSEQPSRLTVSCQGDGGWSSLGQSQEQQSLQNCLEYRLNPEPHLPDMDGVTEFTEYVSETVDVPSSFDLLEPPTSGGFLKLSKPCCYIFPGGRGDSALFAVNGFNILVDGGSDRKSCFWKLVRHLDRIDSVLLTHIGADNLPGINGLFQRKIAEQEEERNQGSGSSSNGEWVKNLISPELGIVFFNVPEKLRMPESTLKVKRSIEEASLTLQYLNKLGITPEPLHRVVSNTIEPITLFHKLGVGKLDMYVLNPVKESKEMQFLMQKWAGNSKAKTGITMPNGKEGEISVPYLTSVTALIVWIPHRPTEKIVRVLFPGNAPQNKIFEGLEKLKHLDFLRYPVATQKDISSGAPPPIIKHTKIRSRTDSKESLKSSPKPHSKTTKKEASGQEEESKSDITKENKVEKKEEKKLKSESLKATKQQKNSEVAPVAEKKSEKKKISKNKTAKQEKVSKMDEKKDKEKKEIKKEKREAKKDENIKKEEKKESKVKDDKKKDPSKPELRKITKPDLKPFTPEVRKTLHKAKAQAKPKTDKNKAVKEEANEKKPVPKNIPEEIAAAALADRSIVSSPEDLTEDFEALKQEELSKVKTEPIQNDVISGHSMYTDTKVSSLVFRDEKVTSPASEIKSASPKSPVKQEEDNKDKGASEHVAATEKTEASDGFDKKYEEEKMEKYDKYPVKDDIKDRSKKSDSSEEEDDVIEKAEFEGTEDDEVLKYKTDEVKKEKNGKEWDTKPTEQKLLSTTALSGQVAATASEQFSYIQDETIPGYSETEQTISDEEIHEETEDRIPQLRYDVGSYDISVPDVPGTFDSMDGIKEMKNSTVSDVPNIKPKAFMGGHEPELAPYPAILAAPLAEEEHISSATSITEYDKLSSFATSVAEDQSIASVTAPQTEEAGRNSLLLDTINSIPSRAEAIPGKEYLHSAGTISPTSSLEDDKCFKSPSSDEYQPNIPEMEGDAKIKLVHEEEDDEEEEDEDQTPNVDIPLGKLQEGYEHAASMMLQEKEKSPSATFSPPPFSTMQYYPTQAVKENQSLFSTEGFKTGADIKPVSPPPSFSPGLESHSRQESEERCLSPDDSTMKLASPTQSVPTSSGYSPTEEKPFKTEDKDEAANDVKADYQKTDKSVTISDSTSFVGLLGDKTAFETSEDSNDDNVEEEEEEVEDCYTKKDLQPTVKAKLMEAKEGCFLDDDYTFEAKSAKTDTEVKGSDKTQVSFSAEEKPKPQVMYSDEDEEEDEKDDGFPSGVGPKSLSTDQSKVDLKNESAEKTDIAKEPEKSVHFSLYDFPEKESKEKALYIRQDTPYVHGKTFSYSDIYDSKTSSVDSDSYHPESLDKKDIAKGDVDFQKPEPPSLVTTTDKMSEKEGFTVSFEKESSTSSWLDSKSTSAIPPFEKEVKEKDTIEYSTGSRFPSVADRPEASSTSLSSEKDLSFKSQTDGTKPQTYSSMTAFDVDKLAATGYSEKGACLEIDMRKLTARDEEDYDDDVVDEDDEEDEEDDDDDDDDDESAVDSDVEKGTKEKSEKEVKSPISEMLGSNRPEFMVSMAGYGYNSQGKPNMEESSSSSLTKAEDKAKVDSSSLSGKPMDLGATGFSGYSSGFEYSYGSGEKDSFLSSQTTDKGKEDFTLKSTEDSYYQNDRADPDFEKQKTPDLLSKRSLDTSFQYATTAAPGYSSSSAYSYSSSTSGSLSTSRQFGEELETPAEPLFEYSSFKDEHSLVMDSPFSSSAGAKDDYLEVSEKQITATTTAESTSSLARFSPLSPFEEVKSFPSLSSTAFAEDKKEHKTSLGGVMDKGPQSDCFYKPEWSEGAKLDTAVGFGASAGPFCQPAELSMDKEAASAALFGVTSSPRPDIEGKHYFEETDSSEEEDEEAYMREMTRRSPSSGLAGGLSFSDKPVAPVDSEKTGGALPDVLGSYMPSPLQASKPDTVNGPTEVSSSSTLLAGAAASGASSGPTKAEPREGAAGYRSSYEWEMSKPQMGMVPGDSPPHYRHDDEFEEECEMEPEHPARPLSLSSTDQPFRSPFYAEECSRGGQDDDDDSDQDLAGDVPMGATSSYTSRTSPGYSSSECRQRKEDLSPSFINPCMRQLSSDEDDEEHGRKSDQSQGDEHDLSVKRRAHKQPHHQSHSRDSSSLHQAGGMSAGLGLATEDTPPTSVSESLASQSDSDVPPGTEEYPSVTGEGNMDSDEDADYMPVDKLSATGGGSHHSSRRSHDPPPAPLMDPYPHPPHPDVCMVDPDSLDNGSVKKETKTKGLKKASGKTKSASPARRKRSPMPVKQTSSPRSASLKKKEADKSSRMSRLSDGQGSKDDDLSRSSYNPGKGLTNGVKGSSGSQKSGSAAAPGLPIYVDLAYIPNHCSAKNVDQEFFKRIRSAYYVVSGNDAASDEPSRGVLDALLDGKAQWGSNLQVTLIPTHDTEVTRDWYQQTHEKQQELNIMVLASSSTVVMQDESFPACKIEF; this is encoded by the exons GCCAGCGGATTCTCCAGTATCACAGTGATGTCCTCGAGACAGTGGTGCTGGTGAACCCATCAGAGGAGACCGCTGCCTCACAG ATTCACTCTCTGATCACTGACTTTGCTGGGAATAAGTTGCTGATACTGAGCGGCCAGAGCTCTGAGCAGGGAGGTGACGTCCTACTGCAAGGTGGAGCCTTCACCTGGCAACACTTCTCCAACATCATCTCCAACCCTCAA GTGATTGAACTCCTGTCCAGGGCCTCTTCAGAGCAGCCATCCAGGCTTACTGTTTCCTGTCAGGGAGACGGGGGCTGGAGCTCCCTGGGCCAAAGCCAGGAGCAGCAGTCACTCCAAAATTGCCTGGAATACCGCCTGAACCCCGAACCTCACCTCCCCGACATGGACGGAGTCACTGAATTTACCGAATATGTCTCAGAGACAGTGGATGTGCCATCGTCCTTTGACCTTCTGGAGCCCCCAACCTCTGGAGGTTTTCTGAAGCTGTCCAAACCCTGCTGCTACATCTTCCCTGGAGGCAGGGGAGACTCGGCTCTGTTCGCCGTCAATGGATTCAACATCCTGGTGGATGGAGGATCTGATCGAAAGTCTTGCTTCTGGAAGCTGGTTCGCCACCTGGACAGGATCGACTCTGTTCTGCTCACCCATATTGGTGCAGACAACCTCCCTGGCATCAATGGGTTGTTCCAGAGAAAGATTGCAGAGCAAGAGGAAGAGCGTAACCAAGGATCTGGCTCCAGCAGCAATGGTGAGTGGGTGAAGAACCTGATCTCTCCTGAGCTCGGGATCGTGTTTTTTAACGTCCCAGAGAAGCTCCGGATGCCCGAGTCCACGCTGAAAGTAAAGCGAAGCATTGAGGAAGCATCTCTTACATTGCAGTACCTCAACAAGCTTGGTATCACACCAGAGCCTCTTCACAGGGTAGTCAGCAACACTATTGAACCTATCACACTATTCCACAAACTTGGGGTCGGAAAGTTAGACATGTATGTCTTAAACCCTGTTAAAGAGAGCAAGGAGATGCAGTTTCTAATGCAGAAATGGGCCGGAAACAGCAAAGCCAAGACAGGGATTACAATGCCCAatggaaaagaaggagaaatatCTGTCCCTTATTTGACATCAGTTACCGCTCTCATTGTTTGGATTCCTCATCGTCCAACAGAAAAGATAGTCAGGGTTCTCTTCCCTGGAAATGCACCGCAGAATAAAATCTTCGAGGGCCTTGAGAAACTGAAACACCTGGACTTCCTGAGATACCCAGTGGCTACCCAAAAAGACATATCATCTGGTGCACCTCCTCCCATCAtcaaacacactaaaataaGATCCAGAACTGACAGCAAAGAGAGTCTCAAATCTTCACCCAAACCACACtctaaaacaacaaagaaagaagcCAGTGGGCAGGAGGAAGAGTCCAAGAGTGACATCACTAAAGAGAATaaagtagaaaagaaagaagagaagaaactCAAAAGTGAAAGTCTGAAAGccaccaaacaacagaaaaacagtgagGTGGCCCCTGTGgcagagaaaaagtcagagaaaaagaaaatatccaaGAACAAAACTGCCAAGCAGGAGAAAGTGTCCAAgatggatgaaaagaaagacaaagagaaaaaagaaattaagaaagAGAAACGTGAAgcaaagaaagatgaaaatataaaaaaagaagagaaaaaagaaagtaaggTCAAGGATGATAAAAAGAAGGATCCAAGTAAACCAGAGCTGAGAAAAATCACTAAACCTGACCTGAAGCCGTTCACCCCTGAAGTGAGAAAAACTCTGCATAAGGCTAAGGCTCAAGCTAAGCCcaagacagacaaaaataaagctGTTAAGGAAGAAGCAAATGAGAAAAAGCCAGTCCCAAAGAACATCCCTGAAGAgattgcagcagcagctttggCTGACAGGTCCATTGTGTCCTCCCCAGAAGACCTCACTGAGGACTTTGAGGCTCTGAAACAAGAAGAGCTGTCCAAAGTTAAGACTGAGCCGATCCAGAATGATGTGATTTCTGGGCATTCAATGTACACAGATACTAAAGTTTCTTCCTTAGTTTTCCGTGATGAGAAAGTCACATCCCCAGCCAGTGAGATAAAATCTGCTTCACCCAAATCCcctgtcaaacaggaagaagacaacaaagacaaggGTGCATCAGAACATGTTGCAGCCACTGAAAAGACGGAAGCAAGCGATGGTTTTGACAAGAAGTacgaagaggagaaaatggagaaatatgacaaatacCCTGTAAAGGACGACATAAAAGACAGATCAAAGAAGAGTGacagctcagaggaggaggatgacgtAATTGAAAAAGCCGAATTTGAAGGAACAGAAGATGATGAGGTcctgaaatacaaaacagacgaggtgaaaaaggaaaaaaatggaaaggaGTGGGACACCAAGCCAACTGAGCAAAAACTTTTATCAACCACAGCCCTGTCTGGGCAAGTAGCAGCCACCGCCTCGGAGCAATTCTCCTACATCCAAGACGAGACCATCCCCGGTTACTCTGAGACTGAACAGACCATCTCTGATGAGGAGATCCATGAGGAAACAGAAGATAGGATCCCACAGCTGCGCTATGATGTAGGCTCCTATGACATCTCTGTCCCCGACGTCCCGGGCACCTTTGACTCCATGGATGGTATAAAAGAGATGAAGAACTCCACTGTGTCTGATGTTCCAAATATCAAACCCAAAGCCTTCATGGGAGGTCACGAGCCTGAGCTTGCACCTTACCCTGCCATCCTTGCTGCTCCCCTCGCAGAGGAGGAGCACATCTCCTCAGCAACATCCATCACAGAATATGACAAACTGTCGTCTTTTGCCACGTCTGTAGCTGAGGATCAGTCGATAGCCTCTGTGACAGCACCTCAGACTGAGGAAGCCGGGAGGAACTCTCTCCTGCTCGACACCATCAACAGTATTCCCTCACGTGCTGAGGCCATCCCTGGGAAGGAGTATCTCCACTCAGCAGGAACTATTTCACCCACCTCCTCTCTAGAGGACGATAAGTGCTTTAAGTCTCCTTCCTCTGATGAGTATCAGCCCAATATTCCTGAGATGGAGGGCGATGCAAAGATCAAATTAgtccatgaagaagaagacgatgaggaagaagaagatgaggaccAGACTCCCAACGTTGATATCCCCCTGGGTAAACTCCAAGAGGGCTATGAACACGCAGCCTCCATGATGCTCCAGGAGAAGGAGAAATCTCCCTCTGCcactttttctcctcctcccttctctaCCATGCAGTACTATCCCACACAGGCTGTCAAAGAAAACCAATCTCTCTTCAGCACAGAGGGATTTAAGACCGGTGCTGATATAAAGCCTGTGTCAccccctccatctttctcccctGGGTTGGAGTCCCACTCCAGGCAGGAAAGTGAGGAAAGATGTCTAAGTCCAGATGACAGCACCATGAAACTGGCCTCACCCACGCAGTCTGTACCTACAAGCAGTGGCTACTCTCCGACAGAAGAGAAACCCTTtaagacagaagacaaagatGAGGCCGCGAACGATGTTAAAGCTGACTACCAGAAAACAGATAAATCAGTCACCATCTCAGACAGTACCTCCTTTGTCGGTCTGCTAGGTGACAAGACAGCATTTGAAACATCTGAAGACTCCAATGACGACAatgtggaagaagaagaagaagaagtagaggaCTGTTACACCAAAAAGGACCTACAGCCTACTGTTAAGGCCAAACTTATGGAGGCAAAAGAGGGGTGCTTCTTGGATGACGACTACACCTTTGAGGCAAAATctgcaaagacagacacagaagtCAAGGGCTCGGACAAGACACAGGTGTCTTTTAGCGCAGAGGAGAAACCAAAACCTCAAGTGATGTActcagatgaagatgaagaggaggatgagaaagaTGATGGTTTCCCAAGTGGGGTAGGGCCTAAGTCCTTATCAACAGATCAAAGCAAAGTAGACTTAAAAAATGAAAGCGCAGAGAAAACAGATATCGCTAAAGAGCCCGAAAAAAGTGTTCATTTCAGTCTCTACGATTTTCCAGAGAAGGAGAGCAAAGAAAAGGCCTTGTATATAAGGCAAGACACACCCTATGTGCACGGCAAAACATTCTCTTACAGTGACATTTATGACAGTAAAACAAGCTCAGTGGACTCTGATTCATATCATCCGGAGTCCTTAGATAAAAAGGACATTGCAAAGGGTGACGTGGATTTCCAGAAACCCGAGCCCCCATCCCTGGTAACAACCACGGACAAGATGTCGGAGAAGGAGGGATTTACTGTCTCTTTTGAAAAAGAGTCCTCCACCTCATCGTGGCTCGACTCCAAGAGCACTTCCGCTATACCTCCATTTGAAAAAGAGGTCAAAGAAAAGGACACTATTGAATACAGCACAGGCAGCCGATTCCCTTCAGTGGCTGATAGACCTGAGGCCTCGTCCACTTCTTTATCATCAGAAAAAGACTTGTCTTTTAAAAGCCAGACTGACGGCACAAAGCCTCAGACATACTCCTCAATGACAGCATTTGATGTAGACAAACTTGCTGCCACAGGCTACAGCGAAAAAGGAGCGTGTTTGGAGATTGATATGCGAAAGCTAACAGCAAGGGATGAGGAGgactatgatgatgatgttgtagatgaagatgatgaggaagacgaagaggacgatgatgacgacgatgacgacGACGAAAGCGCTGTTGATTCTGATGTGGAAAAAGGCACCAAAGAGAAGTCTGAGAAGGAAGTAAAAAGTCCAATCAGCGAAATGCTTGGCTCAAACAGGCCTGAATTTATGGTTTCTATGGCTGGTTACGGCTATAACAGTCAGGGGAAGCCAAATATGGAAGAAAGCAGCTCTAGCTCACTCACAAAGGCTGAAGACAAAGCTAAGGTTGACTCCTCATCCCTCAGTGGAAAGCCAATGGATTTAGGGGCTACAGGTTTCTCTGGCTACTCCTCAGGGTTTGAGTACTCTTACGGAAGTGGTGAGAAAGATTCATTTTTATCAAGTCAGACCACAGACAAAGGTAAAGAGGATTTCACTTTGAAATCAACAGAGGACAGTTATTACCAGAATGACAGAGCTGATCCTGATTTTGAAAAGCAAAAGACACCAGACCTTCTGAGTAAGAGATCACTGGACACGAGCTTTCAGTACGCGACCACCGCTGCCCCTGGatactcctcctcctcggcctaTAGctactcctcctccacctctggctCCCTCTCCACCAGCCGTCAGTTTGGAGAGGAGCTGGAGACACCTGCCGAGCCCCTCTTTGAGTACTCCTCCTTTAAAGATGAACACTCACTGGTCATGGATTCCCCCTTCTCCAGCTCTGCTGGCGCCAAAGACGACTATCTAGAAGTGTCTGAAAAACAGATCACTGCTACAACCACGGCTGAGTCCACCTCCAGTTTAGCCCGCTTCTCACCCCTCAGCCCATTCGAGGAAGTCAAGTCCTTCCCCTCGCTCTCATCCACTGCCTTTGCCGAAGACAAGAAGGAGCATAAGACTTCATTAGGTGGAGTTATGGACAAAGGCCCTCAATCAGACTGCTTCTATAAGCCTGAATGGTCTGAAGGTGCCAAGCTGGACACGGCTGTTGGCTTTGGGGCCTCAGCAGGACCATTCTGTCAACCTGCAGAGCTCTCCATGGACAAAGAGGCAGCCAGTGCCGCTCTGTTTGGTGTCACTTCCTCACCACGCCCAGACATAGAAGGCAAGCACTACTTTGAGGAGACTGAcagcagtgaagaagaggatgaggaggcttACATGCGTGAGATGACTCGGAGGTCGCCTTCCAGCGGCCTGGCTGGTGGCCTCTCATTTTCTGACAAACCTGTTGCTCCAGTTGACAGTGAAAAAACTGGTGGTGCACTCCCTGATGTTCTTGGCTCCTACATGCCCTCACCTCTCCAGGCCAGCAAGCCAGACACAGTCAATGGCCCCACGGAGGTCAGCTCAAGCTCCACCCTCCTTGCTGGAGCAGCAGCCAGTGGAGCATCTTCAGGCCCAACCAAGGCGGAGCccagagagggagcagcaggtTACAGAAGCTCTTATGAGTGGGAGATGTCAAAGCCCCAGATGGGGATGGTGCCCGGAGACTCCCCTCCCCATTACCGTCATGATGATGAGTTTGAAGAGGAGTGTGAGATGGAGCCAGAACACCCTGCCCGTCCACTTTCACTCTCTTCAACCGATCAGCCATTCCGCTCACCGTTCTACGCTGAGGAGTGCAGCCGAGGAGGGCAGGATGACGATGATGACAGCGACCAAGATCTTGCTGGTGATGTGCCCATGGGAGCCACCTCCTCTTACACCAGCCGCACCTCTCCTGGATATTCCTCCTCAGAGTGCAGACAACGCAAAGAGGACCTCTCACCTTCCTTCATCAACCCATGCATGCGGCAGTTATCCAGCGACGAGGATGATGAGGAGCACGGGCGCAAAAGTGACCAATCGCAGGGCGATGAACATGACCTATCGGTCAAGAGAAGGGCTCACAAACAGCCTCATCACCAGTCTCACAGCAGGGACAGCAGTTCTCTGCACCAAGCTGGTGGCATGTCAGCAGGGCTGGGTCTGGCCACAGAGGACACACCACCCACCTCCGTCAGCGAGTCTTTAGCCTCTCAGTCAGACTCTGACGTGCCTCCAGGCACTGAGGAATACCCCTCGGTCACTGGTGAAGGCAACATGGACTCAGATGAGGATGCAGACTACATGCCTGTTGATAAATTATCTGCCACAGGAGGAGGCAGCCATCATTCCTCTAGGAGGAGTCACgaccctcctcctgctcccctcaTGGACCCCTACCCTCACCCGCCACACCCAGACGTTTGCATGGTGGACCCTGACTCTTTGGATAATGGCTCCGttaagaaagagacaaaaaccaAGGGCTTAAAGAAGGCTTCGGGGAAAACCAAATCAGCATCTCCAGCCAGGCGCAAGAGGTCTCCCATGCCTGTCAAACAGACGTCGTCTCCTCGCAGTGCCTCGCtgaagaagaaggaggcagACAAGAGCTCACGTATGTCTCGTCTGTCAGATGGACAGGGCTCCAAAGACGATGACCTCTCCAGGTCGAGCTACAATCCTGGCAAGGGGCTGACTAATGGTGTCAAGGGCAGTTCAG GTTCTCAGAAGTCcggctctgcagctgctcctggcCTTCCTATTTATGTGGACTTGGCCTACATTCCAAACCACTGCAGTGCCAAGAACGTGGACCAAGAGTTTTTCAAACGCATTCGCTCTGCGTACTATGTGGTGAGCGGCAACGACGCAGCAAGTGATGAACCAAGCAGAGGAGTCCTTGATGCACTGTTGGACGGCAAAGCTCAGTGGGGATCAAACCTACAG GTGACGCTGATCCCCACCCACGACACGGAGGTGACCCGTGACTGGTACCAGCAGACACACGAGAAGCAGCAGGAGCTCAACATCATGGTCCTGGCCTCCAGCAGCACCGTCGTCATGCAGGACGAGTCTTTCCCCGCCTGCAAGATTGAGTTTTAA